From Pseudorca crassidens isolate mPseCra1 chromosome 7, mPseCra1.hap1, whole genome shotgun sequence, a single genomic window includes:
- the EGR3 gene encoding early growth response protein 3 isoform X3, which produces MEPCAAWSPRGGRENVMDIGLTNEKPNPELSYSGSFQPAPGNKTVTYLGKFAFDSPSNWCQDNIISLMSAGILGVPPASGALSTQTSTASMVQPPQGEVEAMYPALPPYSNCSDLYSEPVSFHDPQGNPGLAYSPQDYQSAKPALDSNLFPMIPDYNLYHHPNDMGSIPEHKPFQGMDPIRVNPPPITPLETIKAFKDKQIHPGFGSLPQPPLTLKPIRPRKYPNRPSKTPLHERPHACPAEGCDRRFSRSDELTRHLRIHTGHKPFQCRICMRSFSRSDHLTTHIRTHTGEKPFACEFCGRKFARSDERKRHAKIHLKQKEKKAEKGGAPSASSAAPVSLAPVVTTCA; this is translated from the exons ATGGAGCCATGTGCGGCGTGGAGTCCCCGCGGTGGGAGAG AGAATGTGATGGACATCGGTCTGACCAACGAGAAGCCCAACCCGGAACTCTCTTATTCGGGCTCCTTCcagccagcccctggcaacaagACCGTGACCTACTTGGGAAAGTTCGCCTTTGACTCCCCTTCCAACTGGTGCCAGGACAACATCATTAGCCTCATGAGCGCCGGCATCTTGGGGGTGCCCCCGGCCTCTGGGGCACTCAGCACGCAAACCTCCACAGCCAGCATGGTGCAGCCGCCGCAGGGGGAAGTGGAGGCCATGTATCCGGCGCTGCCCCCCTATTCTAACTGCAGTGATCTCTACTCGGAGCCTGTGTCTTTCCACGATCCCCAGGGCAACCCCGGGCTCGCCTATTCCCCCCAGGATTACCAATCGGCCAAACCGGCCTTGGACAGCAATCTCTTCCCCATGATTCCTGACTACAACCTATACCACCACCCCAACGACATGGGCTCCATTCCGGAGCACAAGCCCTTCCAGGGCATGGACCCCATCCGGGTCAACCCGCCCCCTATTACCCCCCTGGAGACCATCAAGGCATTCAAAGACAAGCAGATCCACCCGGGCTTTGGCAGCCTGCCCCAGCCGCCGCTCACGCTCAAGCCCATCCGGCCCCGCAAGTACCCCAACCGACCCAGCAAGACCCCGCTACACGAGCGGCCCCACGCGTGCCCGGCGGAGGGCTGCGACCGCCGTTTCAGCCGCTCGGACGAGCTGACCCGGCATCTGCGCATCCACACGGGCCACAAGCCCTTCCAGTGCCGGATCTGCATGCGGAGCTTCAGCCGCAGCGACCACCTTACCACTCACATCCGCACGCATACGGGCGAGAAGCCCTTTGCCTGCGAATTCTGCGGGCGCAAGTTTGCGCGCAGCGACGAGCGCAAGCGCCACGCCAAAATCCACCTcaagcaaaaggagaagaaggCGGAGAAGGGGGGTGCGCCTTCTGCGTCCTCGGCGGCCCCGGTGTCCCTGGCCCCTGTGGTCACCACCTGCGCCTGA
- the EGR3 gene encoding early growth response protein 3 isoform X1 — MDRWMDGWRYGGRAGNFPGVELLFPPTPPALPDREGSVGDATVEASVLPGGGSRRPKGENVMDIGLTNEKPNPELSYSGSFQPAPGNKTVTYLGKFAFDSPSNWCQDNIISLMSAGILGVPPASGALSTQTSTASMVQPPQGEVEAMYPALPPYSNCSDLYSEPVSFHDPQGNPGLAYSPQDYQSAKPALDSNLFPMIPDYNLYHHPNDMGSIPEHKPFQGMDPIRVNPPPITPLETIKAFKDKQIHPGFGSLPQPPLTLKPIRPRKYPNRPSKTPLHERPHACPAEGCDRRFSRSDELTRHLRIHTGHKPFQCRICMRSFSRSDHLTTHIRTHTGEKPFACEFCGRKFARSDERKRHAKIHLKQKEKKAEKGGAPSASSAAPVSLAPVVTTCA, encoded by the exons atggatagatggatggatggatggagatatGGGGGGCGCGCTGGGAATTTTCCGGGGGTCGAGTTGCTTTTCCCACCCACTCCTCCCGCCCTCCCCGATCGGGAAGGCTCGGTTGGCGACGCCACGGTAGAGGCTTCGGTTCTCCCGGGTGGGGGCAGCCGCCGACCGAAGGGAG AGAATGTGATGGACATCGGTCTGACCAACGAGAAGCCCAACCCGGAACTCTCTTATTCGGGCTCCTTCcagccagcccctggcaacaagACCGTGACCTACTTGGGAAAGTTCGCCTTTGACTCCCCTTCCAACTGGTGCCAGGACAACATCATTAGCCTCATGAGCGCCGGCATCTTGGGGGTGCCCCCGGCCTCTGGGGCACTCAGCACGCAAACCTCCACAGCCAGCATGGTGCAGCCGCCGCAGGGGGAAGTGGAGGCCATGTATCCGGCGCTGCCCCCCTATTCTAACTGCAGTGATCTCTACTCGGAGCCTGTGTCTTTCCACGATCCCCAGGGCAACCCCGGGCTCGCCTATTCCCCCCAGGATTACCAATCGGCCAAACCGGCCTTGGACAGCAATCTCTTCCCCATGATTCCTGACTACAACCTATACCACCACCCCAACGACATGGGCTCCATTCCGGAGCACAAGCCCTTCCAGGGCATGGACCCCATCCGGGTCAACCCGCCCCCTATTACCCCCCTGGAGACCATCAAGGCATTCAAAGACAAGCAGATCCACCCGGGCTTTGGCAGCCTGCCCCAGCCGCCGCTCACGCTCAAGCCCATCCGGCCCCGCAAGTACCCCAACCGACCCAGCAAGACCCCGCTACACGAGCGGCCCCACGCGTGCCCGGCGGAGGGCTGCGACCGCCGTTTCAGCCGCTCGGACGAGCTGACCCGGCATCTGCGCATCCACACGGGCCACAAGCCCTTCCAGTGCCGGATCTGCATGCGGAGCTTCAGCCGCAGCGACCACCTTACCACTCACATCCGCACGCATACGGGCGAGAAGCCCTTTGCCTGCGAATTCTGCGGGCGCAAGTTTGCGCGCAGCGACGAGCGCAAGCGCCACGCCAAAATCCACCTcaagcaaaaggagaagaaggCGGAGAAGGGGGGTGCGCCTTCTGCGTCCTCGGCGGCCCCGGTGTCCCTGGCCCCTGTGGTCACCACCTGCGCCTGA
- the EGR3 gene encoding early growth response protein 3 isoform X2 → MTGKLAEKLPVTMSSLLNQLPDNLYPEEIPSALNLFSGSSDSVAHYNQMATENVMDIGLTNEKPNPELSYSGSFQPAPGNKTVTYLGKFAFDSPSNWCQDNIISLMSAGILGVPPASGALSTQTSTASMVQPPQGEVEAMYPALPPYSNCSDLYSEPVSFHDPQGNPGLAYSPQDYQSAKPALDSNLFPMIPDYNLYHHPNDMGSIPEHKPFQGMDPIRVNPPPITPLETIKAFKDKQIHPGFGSLPQPPLTLKPIRPRKYPNRPSKTPLHERPHACPAEGCDRRFSRSDELTRHLRIHTGHKPFQCRICMRSFSRSDHLTTHIRTHTGEKPFACEFCGRKFARSDERKRHAKIHLKQKEKKAEKGGAPSASSAAPVSLAPVVTTCA, encoded by the exons ATGACCGGCAAACTCGCCGAGAAGCTGCCGGTGACCATGAGCAGTTTGCTAAACCAACTGCCTGACAATCTGTACCCCGAGGAGATCCCCAGCGCGCTCAACCTCTTTTCTGGCAGCAGCGACTCGGTAGCCCATTACAATCAGATGGCTACAG AGAATGTGATGGACATCGGTCTGACCAACGAGAAGCCCAACCCGGAACTCTCTTATTCGGGCTCCTTCcagccagcccctggcaacaagACCGTGACCTACTTGGGAAAGTTCGCCTTTGACTCCCCTTCCAACTGGTGCCAGGACAACATCATTAGCCTCATGAGCGCCGGCATCTTGGGGGTGCCCCCGGCCTCTGGGGCACTCAGCACGCAAACCTCCACAGCCAGCATGGTGCAGCCGCCGCAGGGGGAAGTGGAGGCCATGTATCCGGCGCTGCCCCCCTATTCTAACTGCAGTGATCTCTACTCGGAGCCTGTGTCTTTCCACGATCCCCAGGGCAACCCCGGGCTCGCCTATTCCCCCCAGGATTACCAATCGGCCAAACCGGCCTTGGACAGCAATCTCTTCCCCATGATTCCTGACTACAACCTATACCACCACCCCAACGACATGGGCTCCATTCCGGAGCACAAGCCCTTCCAGGGCATGGACCCCATCCGGGTCAACCCGCCCCCTATTACCCCCCTGGAGACCATCAAGGCATTCAAAGACAAGCAGATCCACCCGGGCTTTGGCAGCCTGCCCCAGCCGCCGCTCACGCTCAAGCCCATCCGGCCCCGCAAGTACCCCAACCGACCCAGCAAGACCCCGCTACACGAGCGGCCCCACGCGTGCCCGGCGGAGGGCTGCGACCGCCGTTTCAGCCGCTCGGACGAGCTGACCCGGCATCTGCGCATCCACACGGGCCACAAGCCCTTCCAGTGCCGGATCTGCATGCGGAGCTTCAGCCGCAGCGACCACCTTACCACTCACATCCGCACGCATACGGGCGAGAAGCCCTTTGCCTGCGAATTCTGCGGGCGCAAGTTTGCGCGCAGCGACGAGCGCAAGCGCCACGCCAAAATCCACCTcaagcaaaaggagaagaaggCGGAGAAGGGGGGTGCGCCTTCTGCGTCCTCGGCGGCCCCGGTGTCCCTGGCCCCTGTGGTCACCACCTGCGCCTGA